The nucleotide sequence CTGTCATCCTGTTTCCTGTCTGTAAAATGGAGCAGGGACCCGGGCGTGTAGGTTctggcctttaatcctagctactCTTAAGACTGACGCATGAGGATCACAGTTTAGGGTCTTTCTGGGCCCCAAGAGACTTCAAGGCTACATGGGCAAATTGAAAGGCCCTGTTTCAAggtaaagaaattttttaaaaaggaaaaagtatacCCGGCATGGTGGCACCCATTTCAGTACCAGCACAGGGGGATCTCtgcgaattcaaggccagcctggtttacagagtaagtttcaggacagccagggctacattgtgaggccctgtctcaaaactacgcacacacacacacacacacacacacatacacaaaaacacatacataacaacaaaaaaataaaataaaaccctaaagCATAGAAAATAATCACGGGCTCAGAACTCACCTGGAATTTACTACAAATGTACTAAGCAGGATAAGGAATCGAGCGTCAGAGCCCTTATTTAGCATATACAGGCTATGGGTTCCACCCCCAGTTAATAAGAGAGACAAGAacaagggggaggaagagaaagagagaacatttaaaacaaaGGAGGACAGGTTAGGATGGAAACAGCGCATCGCAGGTAGAGCACAGTGTTCCTGGGACCCAACAGTCACCTGGGGCTAAGCCAGGAGAGTCCCGGGCTCCCAACATCACTGCCATGGAGTCATTGCATCTGGACTCTGTGGGCCCCTGTGTCGTGGTCCTGAGAGTAGCATCACTGTCTGGTCTCTTGCGGGTCCTGAAAGGTCAAATCCCTTATGATCTCCCAGTGTGGGTTCTTGCCTGTTTCCACGGGTGCTGTCTATATCCCCATGCCCAtcccctcatcccatcccatctgcTCTTGCGCAGTGACCCCAAATACCCTGAATTCTCAGGATGCATGGACAGGGTTCAAGACCACGACAGCAGCCATGCCTCTCTTTCCCACGGCTGGCCCCAACgccccttgcttttttttttaatatttatttatttattatgtatacaatattctgtctgtgtatatgcctgcaggccagaagagggcaccagacctcattacagatggttgtgagccaccatgtggttgctgggaattgaactcaggacctttggaagagcaggcaatgctcttaacctctgagccatctctccagccccccccaacACCCCTTGCTTATTACCATCTGTCCTTCCGGCTGTAGAGGAAATAGGCCAATCCTATCACCAAAGCAATGGCAGCCAGGATCCCGATGACGATGCCAGCAATGGCTCCAGGAGATAGAGAGGATGACGGGGGACCtcctcagagagagaaagactaagCTTAGCATGCTCTTCTCCCTATCCCCAGCTCCATCCAGAGTTCCTGGATTTATCTTCactaaatttgagtatgttgttttcCAGCCCCTGGGACCCAGCAATTGGTGGTGTGAATGGCATCCTCCCTAGAGTACGATGGCTTGGGTTCGAAGCTCCCAGTTGTGTGACTTTGGGCACACTGCTCAACCTCTCTGTGCATCAACTGTGTCTCCTGTATCTGTATAGATATCTGTATAAGGGAAAGAGGGCCTCTTCTGTAGGGTTGCTGGAAAGATTAAACGTGTTAGTTAAATATGTTATGTAGAGTAAAGGTCCTGAAGTCCTAGGAAGAGATCAGTAAATGAGTGTGTGTTGGTGGAACTGGTTATGTAGATGATCAGGGCATGGACCAGGGAAAAAGATTTTGGCAACAGAAACCTGGCTCCCCCTCAGATAAGGCCCCTTGACTCTCCGGGGCAGTGTGATCCTGTGCAAACCAGTATTCTCTTACTGGCAATGAGGAAGGTGGTACTCACTACACAGGTGTCTCAAGGATGAAAGGAGACCATAGCTGGTCATGCCTCACACGGAGCAGATGTCTCGTAAATGGCCTGATATTTGCCCATCCACTTCTATCTCAGCCTTTCTCAGAAGGATAAGGGCCCAGGGTTGGAGAAAGTGGTCCCATTTATGGAACTTCCTGggacctctgtctgtctgtctgtctgtctgtctgtgtctccatacatgtgtgtgtgtgtgtgtgtgtgtgtgtgtgtgtgtgtgtgtgtgtgtagacctgtTTCAAACTCACTGCTATTGATTAAcacccctagcccctcactggtacattccacacagacacaccctaGCCCAGAAATGTCCTTAAACTTGGaggcctttgcctcccaagtaacTGGTACTGCATGCCTGCACTAAGCCTCTAGaaaatcctttttaaagatttgtttttattattttaagaactgtgcacatgtctctgtgcgaatgtgtgtgtgttcatgtgagtacaggtgtcctcagaggcctGAAGCCTTGGGTCTCATGGGGCTGGAGgggcaggcagttgtgagccatctgatgcgGGTGCTGAAAGCAAGCTCAGGTCCCCCGCCATAGCAGGCAGCGCTTttgacttctgagccatctctccaggtcacTGAGGTGCTTTCACCCAGAAGTCTGGTGCACCAATAAGACTAGTACCAAATCTACTATAGACCTTTGCGATCAAGCAGGATCATGCATGAAACTTCTAGAACATTCGAAGATACACTTGTGCACTCATgaacttatacacacacacacacacacacacacacaaataaaataagaaaagaattcaagggctggagagatggctcagtggttaagagcactggctgctctttcagaggtcctgagttcaattcccagcaaccgcatggcggctcacaaccatctgtaatgagatctggcaccctcctctggcctgcaggcatacatggaggcagcatgttgtatacataataaacaaataaatcttaaaaaaaaaaaagaactcaagcgAAAATGCAGGGTTTCTCTACCAGGCATATCTAGTTATTGGCATAACATATTAATACTATCAACATATTAACTGCCGACCCCATCACCTcactcaccccacacacacacacacacacacaccacacatacacacacacacacacacacacacacacaggctttatTCAAGATTCGTCGTCTCTCTAAACAGTTCAAGAATGCAGCCATCATAGACAGGGGTGGTGATGCACCCCTGTTTTCCTAGCACCGAGGAGGCTGACGTAGGACGGTCAGAAGTTGGGGCCATacgtcaggtgtggtggtgcacacctttaatcccagccaggtcttgggaggcagaggcagctgggtctacattccaggccagccaagggctATGTAgtaaaactctgcctcaaaaataattctagggtcagcctgggctacaaagagagaacCTGTCAAACAACATCATGAGactggggggatggctcagtgatcaaGAGCACATACTGTTTTTGAATACACTACAACCTCAATTCCCCAATACCCGTGTctggcatctcacaactgcccATCACTCCAGCTTccgggatctgatgcccccttctggcctcttagGGTATATGCATCCATGAGCACATACCCACCCAGCAACACAAGCATATAAAGAATTAAGGGATTTTTAAGAAACACCACAAACCCATCTACAGGTGAAAAAAATAAGGCTTAAACAGTTCAGAGAGGCTACACAGTACAAATCCAGGCGATCTGGGCATTAGGTGTGGGATTCCCTGGTTCTGCATTGGAAACCTAGCTAGGCACTGTCATACTTCAGCCATGCTAGGGGAAGGCTGGGTGGCTAGAGCCACATGGGGAAAGAACACGTGGATTCCAGAACAACGGAGCAGGAGCAACTCACCCACCACCTTGACCAGGACAGAGGCGGACCGGGCCAGGCCGGTGATAAGGTTGGAAGCCGTGCAGCTGTGAATGCCCTCATGCTCCCAGCTCAGCGCCTCTATGCTCAGCTGCTCCCCAGTGTGCACTGTGGAGGAGTGCTCGTGGGTCCAGTGATACCTGGCATCCGGATTGGAGTCAGCCCGGCAATGCAGGGTCAGGCTGGAGTTGAGCATCGCCTGGATGGTGCTGGCCTCTCCAGATGCTGACCCCGGGGTGATGTCCACTCGGTCAGGACCATCTGCAAAGCCAGACACCGTGAGTGTTCGGGGCCACAGGCAAAGTGACCAGATTTGTCCtctcctgcttttctttttttgcttcgcttgtttctgttttgcctttggggtttgttgttatttgaggccttttggtttcttgtttttttgtttgttttcagacgaAGTCTCAAGTAGCcaaggctagtctcaaactcactatgtagccaagggtgatcTTAAACTCCTGTTCCTCCAGCCCtccagccgccccccccccccgtttgttgttgcttttatccATTTATCCTTCCAGAttctggctgacctcaaacttgccaaactcttgtctcagcctctcaagtgctgggattataggtgttaCACTGCTGTGCCCTGGAAGAAGGGACTCCTTAAAGAAGGAGGGGCGGGGCAGGATGGGAGAGGAAggcaaggaggaagagaaggcccAGGCCCCACCACTCACAGTTGATGGCAAGCCTCAGGGGAGCACTGCGAGCGCGGCTACCCCAGTTCCACACCTCACACTCATAGGGCCCCGTGTCGTCCCTCTGGAGGCCGTGGATAATCAGGGTCCTGTTCTGAGATGACAACGTCAGGCGATCACTGGGCCAGAGTGGTTGACCCCTCAGAAACCACTGGACACTGGCCTCCTGGTGGCTGGTTTTGCAGGTCAGGGACACAGAGGTAGCGTTTTCCACAAGAGGCAGGATTGGGAACTCGATACTGGGTGCAGTTAATTTTTCTGGAAACACATGGAGATACAGGTTCAGAGTCAAGGATGTGCCCCAAGTCTACATTAGCCAggagtggtgcacgcctttaatctcaacccTTCGGGGGGCACagctatctctgtgagttcaaggccatcctagtcaGCACAGAGACTCACAGGCAAGTCAGTCAGGGCTGTATAGTGAAGCCATGTCTCAagacagcaacaaaaccaaaagcaagcctgcatttttaaggtgtgtgtgtgtgtgtgtgtgtgtgtgtgtgtgtgtgtgtgtgtgtgtgtttggtacaGGGACATATAGTACAGGGGGGACACAGAAATGTTGTGTGTTTCTGGGGGAAGAAAATGTGGGATTGGGGCATGCTGGAGGGAGGGGGTGCTGATTTTGTACCTGCTCTATGTgttgtgttatgtgtgtgttgtgaatgtAAACTGTATGAGCAGAACACACATGCACTTtgtgttacatacacacatacacacacatatctgaaTTTGTGTTCTATATCTGTAATAGTGTATATGTTATGGTACATAGTGGTTCCTTATATGCATTAAGGAAAACTGTTGTGTgtggcatatatatgtatattgtctGGGTCtgtattttttgttgctgttttttacTATCAAGGATTCAACCTAGGGCCTCTTAAATTCTAAACAAATGGTCTTccacccagccccagccccagtccctcactgggggattctaggcaggggctccactactgagccacactccagcccctcactgggggattctaggcaggggctctaccaatgagccacccccagctcctcactgggggattatAGACAGACATCCCACCACAGAGCATCATGCTCAGTGgtattctgagacaggatctcactaagttaCACATACTGACCTTAAACTCGCTTTGTAGCCTTGAACTTATTTATTTGGGTGGTGAGATGGCTTGCCTtcctccaagcctgatgacctcagttggAGTCCAGGACCCAAATAGTGAGTGGAAGGAGCCAAACTGTCCTGTGACCCACGCATACCCACTCTCACACACGGTCAGTCAGTGTTACTGTGCATCTATGTGTACACGCGTGGTGGGGCACATGCCTGTGGAGTTCACTCTTTCACCCTCTACATGGCTCCTGAGGATCAAGCTCATGCCCTCAAGGGTGAGCAACAAACGCTTTATGTGCTGCGCCATCTCCCTGCCAACCCTTGAATttacaatccccctgcctcagtttcccaaatacCTGGAATTACAGGTTAATCTGTATATATACGTTGTGTCAACTGTATGTGCATTGAGAGTGTAGAATAGATTTATACTGATTTTTTTGGGCGGGGAGTGgtttaagacagaatctctcttTTATGTAATCCTGACTGTCttaaaactcactctatagaccaggttggcctcaaactcatagatagccacctgcctctgcctcctgcatgccaggattaaaggtgtgcaccaccatgccccactggtttatatattttctgttgtATGTCTTAAGTGACTGTGATGTGAGTGGTTATGATCTGGGGTGGGTGCTGAGTCTGTGATGTACATGTcgtgtgtatgtttatgttttatgtgtgtcGTGAGCTGCCATATTTACTGCATATATGTtgtatgtgatatatgtgtatctgtgttgtgTACATGCATATTATACATGTATCACAAATATAAGtgactagggctggagagataactcaatggttaaaagcactggctgctcttgcagagaatctgggTCTGATCCCTGgtacccacttggcagctcacgtCCATATTTAACTCCAGTACTAagggatctggtgcccccttctggcctctacaggcactgcatgTGCATAGTGCAAATCcagacagacaaaacatccacacacaaaaaataaatctttgagaaAAATACATGTGTATTGGGTGTATATATGCTATGGGTCAGTGTCTAcagtgtggtgtctgtgtgtgagcgtgcgcgcgtgtgtgcatgtgtgtgtgtgtgtgtgtgtgtctgatgagCGTGCTCTGTACTTTGCATTGAGCACTGCATGCGTTTGTGTCTTGTGTGTTATATGCCTGAAGTATcgtgttgtgttgtgtgtatgtgttgtatgtacattgtgtgtgtgcgagtAGCCTGTGCACATAATCATTCTTCCACGGTATGTGGACTGAGGGCTGTGCCAGCATCTGTCTGTGCAGACACACAACTCCTTCCTACTCAAAGAATCAAACCGTGGACATGAAGAGTCAAGAAGGTGTTGAAGACATGCCAAGCTAATGCTGTGTCCTTCACTGTGGTAAGAGCCCTGCTCTGTCACCAGCCAAACGAAAGTCACctgtcctctgcttccttctcaaaTACTGAGGTGCGCATTTGGATGGTGACTTGACAACTGactgtttctttaaaacatcACCCAGACCTAAGGTGCAATTCCACACCCACCCTGGTAATCACAGAATGTCCCCACATCCCAGATTAAGTCTCTGGACCCTTGTAAAACCTCGCCTTCCAGTCCCCCAAAGAAGCAAAGAGAACCGTGAAATAATACTCACCAAGCACTTGGACTTTGACAACACCCAGGCGGGACAGCTGGGTGACACTGTTGGACACCAGGCACCTGTACATGCCTTCATGTTCCTTGGACACAGCCTGGATGGTGAATGTCCCCGTGGTGGGAGGCTGGATGGAGTCAGTGGGGAGATACCAGGTATGGTCAGAGGCAGGGCGAGATCGTGTTTCCACCCTGAAGTTCACAGCTTGGCCTTCTAGCACCTcaaccacatccccagcctctaCGCCTGAGTCCAGCTTGATTGCTACAGGGTCAGGACCATCTGAGAGGGCGGAAACAAGCAtggtctgtgttagaatgagcAGTAGATCACTTCTGGGGGTTCTGTAAGTACAGCTTCCTTCTCCAATCAACTGCAAGGGAGATATGGATCTGATGGAGGTGGGGATCTGATGGAGGTGGGGATCTGATGGAGGTGGGGATCTGATGGAGGTGGGGATCTGATGGAGGTGGGGATTTTATGGAGGTGGGGATCTGGTGAAGGTGGGGATCTGATGGAGGTGGGGATCCTAGTGGAGGGGATCTGATGGAGGTGGAGATCTGATGGAGGTGGGTATCCTGGTGGAGGGGATCTGATGGAGGTGGGGATCCTATTAGAGGTGAGgatttgatggaggtgggtgtccTGGTGGAGGTGGGGATCTGATGGAGGTGGGGATCCTAGTGGAGGGGATCTGATGGAGATGGGCATCCTATTAGAGGTGAGGATTTGATGGAGGTGGGTATCTGATGGAGGTGGGTATCTGAT is from Microtus pennsylvanicus isolate mMicPen1 chromosome 1, mMicPen1.hap1, whole genome shotgun sequence and encodes:
- the Ceacam20 gene encoding cell adhesion molecule CEACAM20, whose product is MGPAGFHGCLRTGILLSVALLTTWIPPMAAQFTGPADLLSNTPSGRASLVKPTLSVSQNTVVELRDMVTFYCHTDADNVTIHWTSNNFPLVSNERVKLSADHKNLTILVVQREDLGSYQCEVRKGFEGQSSDGVLLNVNYGPDPVAIKLDSGVEAGDVVEVLEGQAVNFRVETRSRPASDHTWYLPTDSIQPPTTGTFTIQAVSKEHEGMYRCLVSNSVTQLSRLGVVKVQVLEKLTAPSIEFPILPLVENATSVSLTCKTSHQEASVQWFLRGQPLWPSDRLTLSSQNRTLIIHGLQRDDTGPYECEVWNWGSRARSAPLRLAINYGPDRVDITPGSASGEASTIQAMLNSSLTLHCRADSNPDARYHWTHEHSSTVHTGEQLSIEALSWEHEGIHSCTASNLITGLARSASVLVKVVGGPPSSSLSPGAIAGIVIGILAAIALVIGLAYFLYSRKDRWTRKRPDSDATLRTTTQGPTESRCNDSMAVMLGARDSPGLAPDKPKAVYDNELKPQWKAIGKEVLSSVSPEQDYEKKLPSVAPEGSRKPLPPTPIPEQPLVPPVSTRNPESNYEKLTHPNPSLYCKINRSA